From Paenibacillus graminis:
GCCGGGAAGAATGCAAGGTCCAGCCGCTTAAATTCAGCCTGAAGCTGCAGAATGCCCGCACTGTTCAACCGGCGGCACTCCTGCACGTATTCCTGGTCAGCGAGCGCTGCAAGCGCTCCGGCCTGCGCCAGACGCGAGGTATTAAACGGTTCACGCACCTTATTGATCAAGGAGATAATCTGCGGACTTGCTACCCCATACCCGATTCGCAGTGCAGCCAAGCCGTAAATCTTAGAGAATGTGCGCAATACAACCAGATTCGGGTAGGATTCCAGCAGCTTGATTCCATTCGGGTACGAAAGATCAGTCACATATTCGCAATACGCCTCATCCAGGACAACCATCACCCCGGCCGGCACCGCATTCAGGAAAGTGATCAAGGCTTCTTCGGGCACAATCGTCCCGGTAGGATTATTGGGATTACAGATCCAGATGACTTTGGTCCGCTCTGTAACCCGGGCCAGCATCGCGTCCAGATCATGCGTACCATGGGCCAGAGGCACTTCGATAGAGACTGCACCTTCGATATCGGCATTGCTTTTATATACGGAAAAGGTCTGGTCCGCCATAATCGTCTCGTCTCCCGGCAGGAAAAACGCGCGGGCAAGCAAGGCGATAATCTCATCCGATCCGCAGCCAAAGATAATGCTGTCATTCCGTACTCCGAGATGATTGGCCAGCGCAGACGTCAATTCAGCCGCTGAGCCGTCAGGGTACAGATACAAGTTCTCCAGCTCTGCAAGGATAGCGGCTTTGGCATTTGGTGAAGATCCATACGGATTCTCGTTGGAAGCCAGCTTAATAACATCTTTTAAGCCAAGCTCCTTCTTCACTTCCTCGATAGGTTTCCCCGGTTTGTATACAGGGAGGTTAACGATATTTGGTTTCGGGTTCATGAACGGTCCTCACTCTCCATAAAAATCTCCAACGGTTTCAGGTCTGCCAGCAGACGGTTATGGTCTTAATTGTGCCACAAATTCACGAATTTGCAACAAGCCTTCACTTCGTGTAGCTGCATTGTTGAGCAGTGGAATAACATCCTCGACCTTGCGGACGATTGCGCTGCCTACCACTACACCGTCGCAGATGCGGGCAAACCGGGCTACCTGCTCACCGGTTGAGATGCCGAAGCCCACCGCCACAGGAAGGTCCGTGGCCTGGCGGACAGAAGCAATGAACTCATCCACTCCGGAATGAAAGGAAGAGCGTTCTCCTGTAACTCCAAGCGAAGAAACGCAGTACACGAAACCGCTGGCCCCGGCGACAATCCGTTCAATCCGTTCGCTGGACGTAGGCGCTACAAGCGGAATAAGATTCACGCCGGCGGCGCGGCTGCGCTGACGCATGTCCTCTGACTCCTCCACTGGAAGATCAGGAATAATCAGCCCGCTGATCTCATGGGCATCCAGCAGGGAGAAAAAGCTGTCGAGTCCCATCTGCATGACCGGATTATAATAGGTGAACAGAATGAAAGGCAGCTTGCTGCCCGCCTGCCGGGCCTTCAGCGCTGTTTCCATGCAGGTGCGCAAATGGATATTGCCCTGCAGTGCTCTGGAAGAGGCCCGCTGGATCACCGGACCGTCCGCAAGCGGATCGGAATAAGGCACGCCCAGCTCCAGAATATCCGCCCCTGCCGCTTCCAGCTCGGCGATAATCTCAAGCGTAGTCTCCAGATCAGGATCGCCAACAGTCAGGAACGGAATCAGCGCTGTCCGGCCCTCCTCCTTCAGCCTGCGGAAGGCCAAATCCATCCGGTTTGTCGTTACGGTTGTCATCACTTACCCGCCCCTTCCGTGTAGGCCATTATGGACTCAACATCCTTGTCCCCGCGTCCCGACAAACAGATCACCACGATATCATCTTTGGTCAATGCCGGTCCAAGCTTTACAACATGCGCGATGGCATGGGCGGATTCAAGCGCCGGAATAATCCCTTCGGTTACGCAGAGCAGCTTCAGGGCTTCCAGGGCTTCATCATCCGTAACCGGCACATACTGCGCTCGGTGGACGTCTTTGAGGTAGGAATGTTCAGGGCCTACTCCGGGATAGTCCAGACCGGCAGAAATCGAATGCGCCTCCTGTACTTGTCCATGCTCATCCTGCAGCAGATAGCTCAGAGAACCCTGAAACACTCCCCGGGTCCCTTTGCTCATCGTTGCCGCATGGAACGGAGTCTCGACGCCTTTGCCGGCAGCCTCCACCCCGATCATCCCGACCTGCTCATCCTCCATGAACGGATAGAACATGCCGATCGCATTGCTGCCGCCGCCCACTGCGGCGACCAGCAGATCCGGCAGCCTGCCTTCGGCTTCCAGAATCTGGCGCCGCGTCTCATCCCCGATAATCCGCTGGAAATTGCGGACCATCATCGGGTACGGATGCGGGCCCACAGCAGAACCCAGCACGTAGAAGGTGTCTTCCACGTTGCTGACCCAGTATCTGAGGGCCTCATTTCCAGCGTCCTTCAATGTCCGTGAACCGGAAGTCACCGGAATGACTTCAGCCCCCAGCAGCTTCATGCGGAATACGTTGAGCGCCTGGCGGCGTGTATCCTCCTCGCCCATGAACACCTTGCACTCCATCCCGAGCAGGGCTGCTACTGTAGCTGTAGCCACACCATGCTGGCCTGCGCCGGTTTCGGCGATGACTTTGGTTTTGCCCATCATTTTGGCGAGAATGCCCTGGCCGATCGCATTATTGATTTTGTGAGCACCTGTATGGTTGAGATCCTCACGTTTCAAGTATATTTTAGCTTCTCCCAGATGTTTGCTGAGACGTTCCGCATAATAGAGCGGAGTCTCGCGTCCGGAATATTGCTTGAGCAGATAATCCACTTCCTTCTGAAAAGCAGGATCGGCGGAAAATCTGTTGTAGGCTTCCTCCAGCTCAATCAGCGCATTCATCAACGTTTCAGGAACGAAGCGGCCTCCAAAAGAACCAAAACGTCCATTCTTGTCCGGTACTTGTATCATGATTGCTTCACCCTTTCCACAAAAGCTGTCATTTTGACGATATCCTTAACTCCATTGCTCTCTACTCCGCTTGATACATCTACACCATACGGAGCATAGCCATCCAGCAGTTCACGCACATTCTCCGGGTGCAGTCCACCGGCTATAAATAAAGGCAAGCCATAAGCAGAAGCCGCTTGTCTATAGGCAGGAATCTTCTCCCAATCAAAGGTCCGCCCGGAGCCGCCGCTGCCCGCCGGGTCATAGGTATCCAGCAGCAGGGCATCTACGGCTCCGGCATAGTGATGCAAGGAATAAGGATCATCCGCAGCTGACTCTGCATTGCTTGTGGCTACAGAAAGAGCCTTCCATAGCTGCACCTGCGGAAAAGCCGCCTTGACGGCCCGGCACAAATCTGCACTCTCCTGGCCATGCAGCTGGATGACCTTCAGCGGTACGGTGGAGAGCAGCGCTGCAAGCTCAGCAAGTGTAGGATTTACAAACACTCCGGCGGCGAGCGGAGGTTTCCCGTTCTCCCATTCCGCAAGCTCGGCAATAAGCTCTGCTGCTTGTTCGGGGCTCACCCTGCGGCGGCTCTCTGCAAACACAAACCCGATAACATCCACAGGTAATCGCTTCATAGATTTTAGCACTTCAACGTCCTGAAGTCCACAGATTTTTACCAGCGTCTCAGCCATGGGCGGCACGTTCCTTCCCTTCCGGCAGCGCACCAAGCAGCCCGTGCACTGCCTGTTCCACATCCGGCTGGCGCATCAGATATTCTCCAACCAGCACTCCGCTGGCTCCGGTAGTTTTTAGATAATCAATATCCCCGGGTCCGGCTATTCCGCTCTCGCTGATCACGGGAACGGTGCCGGGAAGCAGCGCTGCAAGCTCAGCTGTCGTAGACAGTGCCGTTTCGAACGTGCGCAGATTGCGGTTGTTAATCCCCAGCAGCACCCCCGGGTGCTCCAATTTCCCGGTAGCCAGAACGGTCTCCAGCTCGCTCCGGTCATGAATCTCAATCAGGATATCGAGTCCCAGCGAGGCAGCTGCACCGGTGAACGAAATCAGCTGCTCTGGCGTCAGAATGGCTGCAATCAGCAGCACCGCGTCGGCACCCAGCAGACGGGATTCGTAGATCTGCCGTTCATCAATAATGAAATCCTTGCGCAGCAGCGGAAGCTTAACTGCCTCCCTAACCTGCTGCAGATAAGCCCCGCTGCCCTGAAAATAGTCTTTATCCGTAAGGACGGATAAGCAATCCGCTCCGCCCGCTTCATACCCCTTGGCGATCGACACCGGATCGAAATCCGCCCGGATTAAGCCTTTGGAGGGGGAAGCCTTCTTTACTTCGGCAATCAGCCCCATGGATCTGTTCCGCGACTTCGTTAGCGCTGTTCGAAAACCTCTTGTGGGAGGCAGTGCTGCAATCTGACGTTCTGCCCCGGACAGAGAAAATGTCTGGCTTAATGCTTTAACCTCATTAATTTTGGTGGCAACAATCCGCTCAAGATACATAATCAAGCTCCTTTGTCATGGCTTTGAGCTGCTCCAGCTTCAGCAGCGCAGCACCGGAATCTACTACAGCCTTTGCTTTTTCCACACCCTCTTGCAAGGTATTCGCAAGTCCTGCCACATAAATGCAGGCGCCTGCATTGGCGAGGACAATATCTCGGTAAGGATTCCGATCTCCTTGCAGTACTCCGGTGATTATTGCCGCATTCTCCGCCGCATCACCGCCAAGCACATCCTCCAGCGGATGTGTGTTAAGTCCCAATTCCTGAGGGGTGATCTCATATGTCGTCACCACTCCGTTCTTCAGTTCAGACACCTGTGTAGGAGCGGAAATACTGATCTCATCCAGGCCGTCCAGACTGCTCACAATCATCGCACGCTTGGAGCCAAGCTCTTTCAGCACATGGGCTATAGTCTGTGTCTTGTCCCTGTCGTAGATCCCCATCAGCTGACGGTCCGCTC
This genomic window contains:
- the hisC gene encoding histidinol-phosphate transaminase translates to MNPKPNIVNLPVYKPGKPIEEVKKELGLKDVIKLASNENPYGSSPNAKAAILAELENLYLYPDGSAAELTSALANHLGVRNDSIIFGCGSDEIIALLARAFFLPGDETIMADQTFSVYKSNADIEGAVSIEVPLAHGTHDLDAMLARVTERTKVIWICNPNNPTGTIVPEEALITFLNAVPAGVMVVLDEAYCEYVTDLSYPNGIKLLESYPNLVVLRTFSKIYGLAALRIGYGVASPQIISLINKVREPFNTSRLAQAGALAALADQEYVQECRRLNSAGILQLQAEFKRLDLAFFPAHGNFIMVDVRKPAAEIFDALLRRGIIVRAGHKLYPTYIRVTVGSAEQNKAFIAALEQVLQEQGVQV
- the trpA gene encoding tryptophan synthase subunit alpha → MTTVTTNRMDLAFRRLKEEGRTALIPFLTVGDPDLETTLEIIAELEAAGADILELGVPYSDPLADGPVIQRASSRALQGNIHLRTCMETALKARQAGSKLPFILFTYYNPVMQMGLDSFFSLLDAHEISGLIIPDLPVEESEDMRQRSRAAGVNLIPLVAPTSSERIERIVAGASGFVYCVSSLGVTGERSSFHSGVDEFIASVRQATDLPVAVGFGISTGEQVARFARICDGVVVGSAIVRKVEDVIPLLNNAATRSEGLLQIREFVAQLRP
- the trpB gene encoding tryptophan synthase subunit beta translates to MIQVPDKNGRFGSFGGRFVPETLMNALIELEEAYNRFSADPAFQKEVDYLLKQYSGRETPLYYAERLSKHLGEAKIYLKREDLNHTGAHKINNAIGQGILAKMMGKTKVIAETGAGQHGVATATVAALLGMECKVFMGEEDTRRQALNVFRMKLLGAEVIPVTSGSRTLKDAGNEALRYWVSNVEDTFYVLGSAVGPHPYPMMVRNFQRIIGDETRRQILEAEGRLPDLLVAAVGGGSNAIGMFYPFMEDEQVGMIGVEAAGKGVETPFHAATMSKGTRGVFQGSLSYLLQDEHGQVQEAHSISAGLDYPGVGPEHSYLKDVHRAQYVPVTDDEALEALKLLCVTEGIIPALESAHAIAHVVKLGPALTKDDIVVICLSGRGDKDVESIMAYTEGAGK
- a CDS encoding phosphoribosylanthranilate isomerase; translation: MAETLVKICGLQDVEVLKSMKRLPVDVIGFVFAESRRRVSPEQAAELIAELAEWENGKPPLAAGVFVNPTLAELAALLSTVPLKVIQLHGQESADLCRAVKAAFPQVQLWKALSVATSNAESAADDPYSLHHYAGAVDALLLDTYDPAGSGGSGRTFDWEKIPAYRQAASAYGLPLFIAGGLHPENVRELLDGYAPYGVDVSSGVESNGVKDIVKMTAFVERVKQS
- the trpC gene encoding indole-3-glycerol phosphate synthase TrpC; the protein is MYLERIVATKINEVKALSQTFSLSGAERQIAALPPTRGFRTALTKSRNRSMGLIAEVKKASPSKGLIRADFDPVSIAKGYEAGGADCLSVLTDKDYFQGSGAYLQQVREAVKLPLLRKDFIIDERQIYESRLLGADAVLLIAAILTPEQLISFTGAAASLGLDILIEIHDRSELETVLATGKLEHPGVLLGINNRNLRTFETALSTTAELAALLPGTVPVISESGIAGPGDIDYLKTTGASGVLVGEYLMRQPDVEQAVHGLLGALPEGKERAAHG